A genomic region of Nymphaea colorata isolate Beijing-Zhang1983 chromosome 2, ASM883128v2, whole genome shotgun sequence contains the following coding sequences:
- the LOC116247311 gene encoding elongation factor 1-alpha, whose protein sequence is MGKEKVHINIVVIGHVDSGKSTTTGHLIYKLGGIDKRVIERFEKEAAEMNKRSFKYAWVLDKLKAERERGITIDIALWKFETTKYYCTVIDAPGHRDFIKNMITGTSQADCAVLIIDSTTGGFEAGISKDGQTREHALLAFTLGVKQMICCCNKMDATTPKYSKARYDEIVKEVSSYLKKVGYNPDKIPFVPISGFEGDNMIERSTNLDWYKGPTLLEALDLINEPKRPSDKPLRLPLQDVYKIGGIGTVPVGRVETGVLKPGMVVTFGPTGLTTEVKSVEMHHEALQEALPGDNVGFNVKNVAVKDLKRGFVASNSKDDPAKEAANFTSQVIIMNHPGQIGNGYAPVLDCHTSHIAVKFAEILTKIDRRSGKELEKEPKFLKNGDAGFVKMIPTKPMVVETFSEYPPLGRFAVRDMRQTVAVGVIKSVEKKDPSGAKVTKSAAKKK, encoded by the exons ATGGGTAAGGAGAAGGTTCACATTAACATCGTGGTCATTGGCCATGTCGACTCTGGCAAGTCCACGACCACTGGCCATCTTATCTACAAGCTTGGAGGTATTGACAAGCGTGTCATTGAGCGATTTGAGAAGGAAGCTGCTGAAATGAACAAGAGGTCATTCAAGTACGCTTGGGTGCTTGACAAGCTCAAGGCTGAACGTGAACGTGGTATTACAATCGATATTGCACTCTGGAAGTTTGAGACCACAAAGTATTACTGCACTGTCATTGATGCTCCTGGCCATCGTGACTTCATCAAGAACATGATCACTGGAACTTCTCAGGCTGATTGTGCTGTCCTGATCATTGATTCCACAACTGGTGGTTTCGAGGCTGGTATCTCTAAGGATGGGCAGACCCGTGAACATGCCCTGCTTGCGTTCACCCTTGGTGTTAAGCAGATGATTTGCTGTTGTAACAAG ATGGACGCCACAACCCCCAAGTACTCAAAGGCTAGATACGATGAAATTGTTAAGGAGGTGTCCTCTTACCTAAAGAAGGTTGGGTACAACCCTGACAAGATCCCATTTGTCCCCATTTCTGGCTTTGAGGGTGACAATATGATCGAGCGATCCACCAACCTGGACTGGTACAAGGGTCCAACCCTCCTCGAGGCCCTTGATCTTATCAACGAGCCCAAGAGACCATCGGACAAGCCCCTCCGTCTTCCCCTCCAGGACGTGTACAAGATTGGTGGAATCGGTACAGTCCCTGTCGGCCGTGTTGAGACTGGAGTTCTCAAGCCAGGCATGGTTGTCACTTTTGGCCCTACTGGTCTTACTACTGAAGTCAAGTCCGTTGAGATGCACCATGAGGCTCTTCAGGAGGCTCTCCCCGGTGACAACGTCGGGTTCAACGTGAAGAATGTTGCTGTCAAGGATCTCAAGCGTGGGTTTGTTGCTTCCAACTCAAAGGACGATCCTGCCAAGGAAGCTGCCAACTTCACTTCTCAAGTCATTATCATGAACCACCCTGGGCAGATTGGAAACGGTTACGCCCCCGTGCTCGATTGTCACACCTCTCACATTGCTGTCAAGTTTGCCGAGATCCTGACCAAGATCGACAGGCGTTCCGGCAAAGAGCTCGAGAAGGAGCCCAAGTTCTTGAAGAACGGAGATGCGGGGTTTGTGAAGATGATTCCGACCAAGCCCATGGTTGTGGAGACCTTCTCCGAATATCCACCATTGGGGCGTTTTGCCGTGCGTGACATGAGGCAGACTGTGGCTGTTGGTGTGATCAAGAGTGTAGAGAAGAAGGATCCTAGTGGTGCAAAGGTCACCAAGTCAGCTGCCAAGAAGAAATGA